The following DNA comes from Lepidochelys kempii isolate rLepKem1 chromosome 9, rLepKem1.hap2, whole genome shotgun sequence.
cttttgtttattatttttacagtgcaaatatttgtaataaaaataatataaaatgagcactgcacactttgtattctgtgttgtaattgaaatcgatatatttgaaaatgaagaaaaacatccaaaaatatttagtaaatttcaattggtattctattgtttaacagtgcaattaattgcaatcaattttttaatcgcgattaatattttttaatcatgtgtgttaactgcaattaatcaacagccctagtttaaTGATATCTAAATAACATGGCAATAGTACTAAAAGTACAAAGGATTTGACTTGTATTTAGTATATTTAAAGCAGTTTCACCAAATCCTACCCATGAAAACCCAGAACAGCAGAGTAGGGGTTAAGAGGTGTCTAAGCCATTTTGATCGCCTGGCAAAGGGGATAGGGATTGAGTGGGAAAGAGAAACTACAACAGAGGATCTTTTCACACAGAAAATCTCAGTACACACTGGCTTCGTACTTCATAGGATATGCAAGGGACAGCACAGCGAGGCAGGCTGAGAATTCCCAAAAGAGTTTTAATTTACAACTTTCAAAAGAATAAATTAAATCAGAGCCATGACCATTCCAGCTTTCTGAACATTTGTAGTTCTTCCTCACCCTCAACTTTTAAAAGGTATGAAGTCCTGTTTTGTAGGAAAACACATAAACTAGGACGGCCCCTCAGCGGGTGAAGAGGATCACCAGCTCACAGTGCATGGTTTGGGGAAACATGTCAACTGGGACAGCCAATAGAGGGGCAGATGGCTCTCTCACAAGCTTCTTCCCAGAGTCTGGTGGGCAGCAAAACCTATAAAAAAAGAAGGAGCAAAAGGCATCAGTTTCCCCATTAATCCAGAGCCAGAGGAATGTTGTCTGTGTTTCTAaaatccttcccctctccatttccttttctttagtAATAGCTGACCCATGAAGAATCAGAAGATATATTAAAGATACTTATTATTTGGGAAAGAACAACCACTCAGACTGACACTGACACTGGGTTGAGGTCTGGAACCTGCTCTCTTCAGTCctggattgtcataaatataaggggaagggtaaccacctttctgaatacagtgctataaaatccctcctggctagagacaaaaccctttcacctgtaaagggttaagaagctaaggttaCCTAGCTggtacctgacccaaaatgaccaatgagagaacaagatactttcaaatctggaggcgggggaacaaagggtctgtctgtctgtgtgatgcttttgccgggaacagatcaggaatgcagccttacaactcctgttagttagtaagtaatctagctagaaatgcattagatttccttttgtttaatggctggtaaaataagctgtgctgaatggaatgtatattcctgatttaatgtctttttgtaacttacggttttgcctagagggattcttgatgttttgaatctgattaccctgtaaggtgtttaccatcctgattttacagaggtgattcttttaccttttttttaattaaaattcttctcttaagaacctgattgatttttcattgttcttaagatccaagggtttgggtctgtgttcacctgtacgaATTGGTAAGGATTCTTATCAAAccctctccaggaaagggggtgtagggcttggggggatattttgggggaagacatctccaagtgggctctttccctgttctttgtttaacacacttggtggtggcagcatatggtccaaggacaaggcaaagtctgtaccttgggaagttttaacctaagctggtaaaaataagcttggggatctttcatgcaggtccccacatctgtaccttagagttcagagtggggaaggaaccttgacatggaccAACTCCAATAAAGCATGGCTAATCTGAATGATCAGAGACAAATTTAAGATTTGATTTCTCACAAAACGCCAGAGCTAGGAAAGGCTTTATACCGTTAGAAAATAATCCTAGGTTTTGCATTATCTAACCATCTTCATTGTTCTTCTGCAGACCTTTCGTTGTCTGCTATATGGCCCTGACACCGCAAAATACTTAGCCATGTGATTAACTATAAGCATGTGaatggtcccattgacttaatttgcCAGATGGGAACCTATTTTCTTTACGGTGAATATATTGGATACAGTAACCCAGATGAAGGCATGCTGCTTGTTTGATTCAGTGCCATTAGAATaagttttgcattattttctaTCCATCTATGAATGCATTTAAGCATCTCacttgctttcccccctcccctctttttGAACAGCAGTTCCCCACTGAACCCACATCCTCACTGAACTCTTTACAGTGACCCGGAAGTCTTTTATCACAATGTGCAACTTGTGAATAGACACACCAGTAGGCACACAGGTGTAGTAACTGCTGGGCGGGCAGGGCTGAACCTTACAAGGCCAACCCCAATAAGGTTCAGACCAAATGAAAACCTCCCCAAGCAATTTGTTGTGCTCTTTTCCTCTGGGCATGGCACGTCTCCCTCATAACAGTAgagacaaaaccaaaaaaaaagggcTCCTTCTCACTCAAGGAAGTTCCTCATGGCTTCTCTTTCAGGCTTGCAGGAAACATAGATCAACGTACGGATGGCCTCGCAGTTTTGAATGGCCTGCACCACACGATAATCTGAGAGCAGAAAAACATCAGACATTTACATAGAAAAACACCCACAGAATAGAGATTTTCCTAAGAACTGGTCAACATTTTCCTTTTAGGCCAGCATCACAGAACTACATTTGGATGACCAAAACCAATCACCCTTAACAGAGGGAAAATAGAAAGGCAGCAGGGGGAACAGACAGTGCTCAGGCGCAAGGGAGTTTACATTGTTAGGGTCCAAAGTGGCAGGTTAGTGTCACCATTGCAAGGCAGACCACACTAATAGGATGCAAGCTTGTTCAGGCAGAGCACTGAAGTGAGGGAGCTTGTCTCATCTTCCCAAGGAATGAAGGGTGGCAGATGAATTTACTCACCAAATTGATGAGAAGCATGCACAAACTCCCATATCAAGACGGATTTAAAAGATTGCAACTGTTTAAAGAGGAAAACTGGTAAAGGCCATagaaaaataatgaatggtatagagaaggtaGATAAGGCAGTGCTACTCAACCTCTCTCAAAACTAGAGCAAGAGGGACATTCGATGAAATTGAAAGGCATCATATTTTAATCCAATTAAAGGAAATACtctttcatacaatgcacagttagcctgtagaactcattgccacaattCATAATTGAGGACAAGGTTATTCTGTAAGTGCCTACTGCAgagtttcttgcactttcctctgaagcacctgctgTTGGCCATTTTGATGCCAGCATGCTCAACTAAATGAGCTATGACAATATGACACTTCCTACGTttctatttaaagttttttttcttttctgtatttgttcCTTCAAAACAAGAGAGATATTGTCAGGTCTCAAAAAGAAAGAATATGTTCTCTTACGGAGTCCAGCCCGGAATGGGTTCACCACTGCAACAAGGAGTCGGTCATCCTCTCGTGACATCAGGAACTGCAGCAACACCGTCTCCGCCTTTCCACTGTGATACCCACAGTTTGAGACCCCTGTGCAGAAAAATCATTCACCCAAATGCTCCCTGCAGGCACAGAATCAACCCCACTGGAAGATGAAGAGAGAGGACCCTCAGGCACAGCAAACCTCAGGGTCTCTCATCCCAAGAGGGTGTCTCCCTGAGAAATGCATACCTGGCATAGGGATGCTTTCCATGTCAACACAGAACATCTTAGGGATTCTCCCTACCTGCACCCTTCTGGATCATCTCCTTCCCTTGCCACTTTACCCCAGTTTTCCTCTAAAGATAAGTGAACATTGCTGACTTTCCATGTGGGGAGCCGCAAGTTCTTGTCCATACCCCCCATCATCTAGACTCAAAGCCCTGAGGTGTGTGTGTAACCCAAGATGGCAAGCTCGTCTGGGAGTGTGGGTCAGAGCACATGTTAATCTTTGCCCATTTTGCAATGTGGAGGTAGAAAAGGCACAAGGACCTGACATCAAGTCTAGATAGTCCTCCACTGCCATTCCCACAGCCATTCTCTCATCTCCCTCCATTCTCTTTAGCCACCAAGACCATTTCATGCCCCTTTCACGTCACAGAGTTAATAGAAACAGGGGGAGGAGCATTGTTGTGAAGTAGGAAAAGGAGGAGTGAGGTGGTTATACCACAAAGCTTCTCCCCTTTACTGGAACATCTGCAGGCCACCTTGGGACTATTAGGAGCCCTCCACTTAGGAGATACTTTGTATTtttcagcaatggattttaaaCTCCTTCCTCACACCATTGAATGTTGCATTCCATTTGGCATCCTCTACAGCCTGCTCCACCACCTCGACACCAACAACCTTATGTGCTTGGCAAGCCAGACAGAGACCAATGGCACCTGGAAgacaagagagagaggaagaaattcAAGGTTTTAAGATGAAGAAATAGGGAGCAAGACAGTGATTAAATTCTGGAGAGACCACATCCTTCACACCCAGAATAAAATCATGACCTTGTCAAACAGACTTGTGTCGACCCCACTGCATTGTCAGTTCTCACCAGTTCCACAGCAGACATCAAGAAGGACAGTGTTCTTATCAGCCCGGCTTAACTTCCCAACTATCTGGTACAGAACTTCTGCCCCAGCTGTGTTGATTTGGAAAAAGGCATCTGGAGAGATGTGAAACTTCAAGCCCAGGACTTCCTCAAAGATGTATCGTTCTCCATAGAGGAGCTGATAGAGGGATTGCTGCTGGGAACTTCCAGTCATGATGCTTGAAGGGGATATAACAAGAGAATCCATTAGAGAACAGGATTTTCAACAAAGAGCCAATTTATTTAACGTCCTTTTAGTACAGTGTTAAAACACAGGGAGAAcattcccccacaccccacatcCATTGATCTAGACCAGATCTCGATCTAGAGCAATTCTCTAACTGATTTCTTCTCTAATCTAAAGCACCACCTTTGAGTTATTATTTTCTGTGAACACTTTAGGAAGTTGAAGTGATCATTTACAAAACTTCTGTCACTTTCAAAATCTGGAATTAATGGTTGTGGTCAAAACAGAAGACTGGGAGTGAGACCTTCTATTTGTaatcttgggaaagtcactccAGCTTTGTTCTttagtttcccaatctgtaaaagaggggtaaaatatttatttacctgCCTCATAGGAGTTGTGCAAGGCATAATTTATTAATGTTTCCAGAGTACTTTGAAATAATCAAATAAAGACATAGCCACCCTAAAATGGTGTCTGTAGAAGGGCTGCCCAAACAAATATCACTATTATTTGTCAGTCTCTGAAAGAATTGTCCTGATGGGAGCATAGTTGGATTGCAGGTTTGAGGATATGGGTAAGAAATAGGGGGTAGCAGTGAAATTCCATTTTCAGTATTCCTGTTGCCTCTCCCTCCACTTTCTGACATGATGCAAGTTTTATCAGGTGAGTGAAGGGGGGAtccctttccccaagccccctCTCCCGAACGACACGGCCGGGGCCGGGACGAGAGAAGCAAAGCAGCTTGCTTCCGGCCCCCTGCTAATCCCCTGGGCCACTTTGAGACTGCGGGGCCCCTaaaagtgcccccccacagctcctgcctcccagaccctggtggggAGGAGCCTCTGACCgcccccaagaccctctgccccttatccaacccctcggccccagcccggcacccttaacaccCTGCTCAGAGGTTCTGTCGGTTGCAACACGGTGCTCcagggaagtcttggcaggacgaacccaaagtttcatggcatggcacctgtttatatagtgatttcTCTTCACTGGGACAAATGAGTTTTGCACCATCATGCTGTAATCAATTATCGTTTGacgagtgcttgttttcttaaattgcaaaaagaaaaggagtacttgtggcaccttagagactaaccaatttatttgagcatgagctttcgtgagctacagctcaaattgtttttctcattttttattttgttctttcattagtctctcagggagttacccgatgctggttttgatcacagctatTTTGTCCCCATTGATAGGCGCCTGTCTTATTTTTAGAGTCGtcaatctgccctcctctgacatttAAATAAGGGCGTGTTGCAATCTCCTGGCATGTTTACGTCCGTCCTCGATTTCTCCCTAGGATATCTGGTCCAGTGATGGCCTTCATACTTATCTTCTAACACAGAtgttcctcattcacacacaaaacaggacTGATTTACACAGAgcatttgaacaggaacatcaaattgcaatgcaagagaaaacaatcattgcattcatagaatcatagacgattagggtttgaagagacctcaggaggtcatctagtccaacctcctgctcttttacttattttagaatgctaaacctacaacaaagtaGTGACCCTAaaaggtctgttactgccttgaaatcagcttcagacacaaaattctggctgatgcatctcTACCAATGGCACAccaggccattcctttctgctctcagaaagggtggctggcaggacaTGGTCAAATTATACgtcaatacatttaatacatgctacattattattcttCATAATTAtgcaaaatacaaacaaattCCTACTACTAAACAgtcaggggagagagaaagagtaaAGAGATCATGTTGCCTTCTTAACACTCCTTATTTTGAAAACCCTCCATGGGCTTCCTCCAGCCTACCTCACAGACCTCGTCTCACTGCACTAATTGCTCTGTCCACTCTGACAATGGTCTCACTTTGTCACATCCCCCAATCTTACCCTTATTAATCAGATTTTGTCATTTGAGATATCCATCCTGTATCTTCCACCAGATCATCTTTCCATCTATTGTCACCTCTCTTCGGCAAACATCTTAACAGTGTTGTCCGTTGCACTGCTATACATATTGGAAGGGAAAATCTGAACAGCTCATACACATTGATTAACCACCTAGGCAACAGAATTCTACATGTTACTGGACAGCTCATAATTAATCTGTGAAACTCTCTGCCACATGGTATTATTGAGGCAGAGCAATTAAGAGGACCCATAAAAAAggattacattaaaaataaggaTAAGAATGAAAAAAGTATATAAACCAACGTATTTCAAGATATACACCAACCACTTGCTCTCTGGGTTTAGCATGACCTTACTCTACAGACAGGTATACCATAATTTTCTCTTGTTAGGCTTCTTACACCTTTGTCTGAAACTTCTGGTATTGAcctctgtcagagacaggctggCAAATTAGATGGACTTCTGGTCTTACCCAGCATGGCAAGTCTTATGTACCTATGATGTTGTTTCCCCCTTACCTGTGCCTCTTAATTTCTCTCTTGTTCTGTTATTATTTCTCAGATTGCACTCTAGGGAAACCATCTCAATGTTTCTTTATCCTGCCCCAAGAGGTTCGGAGAAGGGAGAGCTGAGCACAGCTGACATCAGGTAAGTACTTGCTGTGTGAGCTGCTCTAGGGTTGGCATGCAGCCATCTTATCAGGTGATGAAGCCAGTGCTTCAAGCTGTCAACAGAGTAGGCAGAAGCATAGCTGGATTACACTGGAAGGGCTAATTGCACTTGGTGCAGTTGCTGCACCAGCGTTTGCTATCTACACTAGCACTTCAGCAGTGCAGAGTCACATGTTGAAATGTAGCAGCAGTGTGCTATCCCTCTGAAGGTGTGAACATTTGCATCACTGGGAGTAACTGTGTGTGGTGTGTTAAATGCAAAATGGTTGTGCTGGGGACTTGCCAGTGTAGCTGAAGTTACAACTTTCCTTtttgtgtagacaaggtctttgTTAAACTTTGCTACTTTGGTTGTGTAGATCAACCCTAGACACTGATCTGTGCACACTTGAACTCTTCCCACTCCAGAGAGTGAGTGGTTAGTTCTTATTGTTGTAATTTGGTTCCCGTACAGTTATGAACACCTGATCTGCAGTCAGAAACGGTGCAAATTCCTTGGGCTCGCACAGCATATGCTGCATAAGTTCTATACCTCTCTTTCCAGGAGGACTCCAGGCCTGCAGCCCTGTCTAGGCTTTTTCTCCTTCATCCACCTTTTCCGCgtccttcattcctcccagccaccTGTCTGCAGTGCTCATCTGGTGCAGTGCTCAAAGACGCCTGTTTCAGACTCAGCGGCCAGCAAGCGCACAGGCGTATCAGTCTCAGTGAGCAGGAGAGAGCCATCCCAGAGCTGAAACCCTGGAACCAACACCACACAGTGACTCCATTATTAATATTCCAGATAGTGGGGAATTCTATAGCAACACAAACTATACAACAATGACATGAAACAGACAAAAGCTGGGAGAAGCGTTGCTTTGGCCACCACCTTGTGTTTTACCAACTGTGCTGTGTCTAGAAATATTACGGTACtcagtgaaattaaaaggcagcaagtttaaaaccaatcaaaggaattaaaaaaatacaaggcATAATTAGCCTGGGGAACTTATTACAATAAGATATTATTCAGGCTAATAACTTAGAAGGACTAAACATATATAGAAATAATAAACATATCGAAAGTTacaaaaaagcaatgaaaagaagACACCAGTTCAGCCTGCCATATCTGAATTGCCCTAACAAACATAGagagttgtttcagagtaacagccgtgttagtctgtattcgcaaaaagaaaag
Coding sequences within:
- the TRMT2B gene encoding tRNA (uracil-5-)-methyltransferase homolog B isoform X2; translation: MTGSSQQQSLYQLLYGERYIFEEVLGLKFHISPDAFFQINTAGAEVLYQIVGKLSRADKNTVLLDVCCGTGAIGLCLACQAHKVVGVEVVEQAVEDAKWNATFNGVSNCGYHSGKAETVLLQFLMSREDDRLLVAVVNPFRAGLHYRVVQAIQNCEAIRTLIYVSCKPEREAMRNFLEFCCPPDSGKKLVREPSAPLLAVPVDMFPQTMHCELVILFTR
- the TRMT2B gene encoding tRNA (uracil-5-)-methyltransferase homolog B isoform X1; protein product: MDSLVISPSSIMTGSSQQQSLYQLLYGERYIFEEVLGLKFHISPDAFFQINTAGAEVLYQIVGKLSRADKNTVLLDVCCGTGAIGLCLACQAHKVVGVEVVEQAVEDAKWNATFNGVSNCGYHSGKAETVLLQFLMSREDDRLLVAVVNPFRAGLHYRVVQAIQNCEAIRTLIYVSCKPEREAMRNFLEFCCPPDSGKKLVREPSAPLLAVPVDMFPQTMHCELVILFTR